The DNA region TAGTTCTGGTTGGATGGCAGTGTGAGATGGCATCCACGTGTATGCATAATCACATTACACTTTGGACTGCAAGTCGCTAAGAAGGAATCCTGATCGTCTGTCCACTgggtcatttttgcaacacGTTTCATAATATCTTCTTTTATGTGCACTTTCCAATTTAGGTCAAACACACAATTTAACTCACATAGGAACACTTTTCTATCAACACATAAAGAATTGTGCACTCCTAATTGGCAAAGCCCTGTTTATCCTAAAATAGGATACAGCTACCTCATGGCAAGGCATCCCATAAGGCGAGGGATCGCTTTCTGTGGCCCAGCCAAATGAGGGGGcttggaggtcagcaaaatcatggtccattgtaaagtcaagctatgttaacccttttttcatctgaataataaccattaTTAGCAAAGCAAAAAGTATATTTTGTATTCATTAGTACCATAGTATATAGCTTTCTTAAACATCAGAACCAAGTTATAGTTTTGCACACtttacagctccaaaatgaagtgaCTGGTAGCCATGATACTAGCACCAAtgttactgatccaacacacatgcattcatGCCATTAACAAATCAGAACTGGGGAcagcccattctctgggttagtcaCGGTCCCAGTTAAATCTGTGGTCAGGCCTCCCTCATGGATCCATCTCTTAAAATTTTCTGACAAATtgtatccaaaataaaacagctaatCCAGAGCAGCAAAAGAGGCCTTGAAAGCAACATTATTCACAGCTAGAGTTTTTGATTGGTATGGTTAGACTATGTTCACAACTCTTCTCCAGGTGAGGTTCAAAATGGATATTAGCTTTCATTTGGGGTTGAAAATCCAGTCTGAGCCTTGATAAGGATAACATTCCTTTTAGGCAGGGCTGTacgttaactttttttgcccatagcgctggtgctacagaggttgacaatcctgtaacacagaacaaaaaacctgtagcacaatatatCAAAGTCTTGTTACAGCTCTACAACCAACCAGTAGCCAAAATATATGCTCAGTAAGTGAAagtacttgaaaaacaaaaccaaaacagcccAAAATACAGCTCTCAATTAATGTCTAAAAAAGTAAACAGCCAgtcacagagaagagagacgctgacggttcatctccacattcagacacaaaacaagagcaagcTGCTAGAAGCTGACTAACTTTATTGAAATGTTGGTGCTTAAGGACGATTAGAGCaatatgatttggaaatcagaccttgagatcagacagaggagaaaatgagcCCCATACTATTTGTTGCTGTactccttttgtttgtattcatccatttttgttacttttggcAGGACCAactgtcagctgaagtctttttccaTATACAtcctttttatttaaactttaatgtattctagagactgaagtatgtttctttgttcatccttaaactgtgtttcaaggactgaagtgttaggtctatgcatttatatatttgtattgatatcggctaaatttaatttgtaaatatccccATATCATATAAACCCCAATACTGTGCattcctagtcaaactaagaaatagAGTAAATTacaagttttatgttcttatgtgggcctttttgatggatttcttgcaggccagttcaaaaggaccaaggggCACAGTTGCCCCACGGGCCATTGGACATCCCTTAAAGatttactgatactcagagtaataAGAAAACATGTCTAACATTATTAGAAATTCATTTGACACTGTTAGAGTTTAGTCGATATTGTACTATAacactgggttctgatgtttatagagctaatgCAAATGAACTGATGCTCTTTTCTAACACAGTGTAATCATAACATCACATCATAATATCTCCTAGCTTATTTCTCCATTCTTCTCATCCTTTCCATTTATGTACGAACGATCACAATGAGTTAACTGTGAGCGAGAGGACAGAGCCTTCAGTCTGCACTAACTTCTGATTAAAGGTTTGATGTATAAAACAATGCAGTTTCCCTTCGCTAATATTGTAGCCgctgctgtttggttaacaaGCCAATACACACCTGAGTGTAGCATACAGGTCCGATATGACAAGGACCGACAGACAGCAGTGTGACGGagagatgagggagagagagagagacaggagcacaGAGGAGTAGATCAATACATCCAACGCTGCATAAACTTTATGTgtattgttagggtaaagacGGCCCTTAGCCTGCCTCGTCTGAATGAGCTGCTGCAGGTCACTTTCTCACCATCGTATCAGCTGTGGAGCGTGGCCGCTCGTACTCCAGACGTGCAGGATTATGCATGGCAAGAGTAAATAGGAGCCTAACATTGTGCTTGAATTGAAATCTgccagaaataaaaataaatattataaataaataagctaAACCTAAAGTCTTATCTGCCTGGCATGCACGCACCTCTCTCGCTTTGTCATAGCACCTTTTCTTGTGGCATTTGTGACATATATGTCACACTGTACAGCTCTGCTTTTAGGAACTTCTTTTCATAAAGAAAGTCATGAGCATCTTTCTTTAACTTTCTAAGGATACTGATGAGGTCTTGCATCCTATATACTTGTCCACCTTGTTGTGACTAAATGTGACTATATATGGTgtaagaaaactcaaaaaagcaTGAAGCAAAATCAAATCTCCAAATCTGTTATTTATGTGAATGGACTGACATCCACTAAACTGCCTGGGTATAAAAGTCAGAAGCTGTGACAAATTTTAAGCATGGCTGTGTCGCATGTGTTGCTTCCAACATTCAGTGATTAAAACCCACAAAGATAAAAGTTTCTTAGctataaaaagaataaaaaaatcaacaaaacaacagtatctttgttcaaagaaaaagccatatCAGATCACCTCTGACATGCTCTGCAGCAACCTGCGTAATCAAACAGGTCTGACTGCATTCCTTTAAAGCACAAGAAAAGAGATTAAAGGTTCAGCATTTAtgtgcaaacacacaaatacaaaaaaagcaaagaggcaaaaatgctGCACACGTGTTTGCAGCATCAGCTCTAATGTTGTTGTGGTAACAATCACAAGAGGCTTGCTTGTCTGATTTGTCTTATGTGGTAGTTGTTCAGCATCGCTCTGAGAGGAGTACAACGCCTTGAGCAGGATGCTTCTTTGGATCACATGCTGAAGAGGCAAATCAGCtttttgttacaaaaataagtgtttatgcaatgatgaaaaatattcatcaGGCACTGCtgatttctctgtatttaatttGTGTTAGCTTACAAGAGTAAAGAATGCTCATGTCAGAGGCACTGGTTATTGATTGACCAAATACAAATGTAACCATTAATCTGGGAAATGTGCCAAAGGGTTTGGGAACTAGGAAAAAATTCACAGAGCCCACAGACACTTTCCTCTAATAAAAAACTGAGCATGCCGTTTGGTTTTAGAGTTAATAACAAGGGTGTCAACAACCTCATGTTGCTATTAATTTTATGCTTTTACCtatatgagagaaaaaaatgaattaattaaaaatgaatttataatGAGTGATGGGGCTTCAGTCCCTACAAGTGTCAGTGGGATCTACAAAAATAGTGTCAAGAATATACTCATATCATCAATCATTTATGAGTCATTTGCCTACAtatattaaagaaaagaaagaaagaaggatatcCCTGACTGTTTCTTATTActagaagaagaaaacatttacaaaacacTGACCAGAATCTGGTCTCTGCTAGTGATAGGGCAACCACCAAATGGCCAAAAACTTGCAGAAATATCTCTGAAATTAATGACATTGTTCAATCTTACTGTTTAGAGATAATAACAGTCATACAGGAGATAAGTTTACGGCCATGACAGACATACGTTTGTCTTccatttgttattttgttgttcctcttgtccctctccttttGCTCCCCCCGTGTGGAGGATAAATGTCGCTAGTtctgagctcatggtgattaataCTGTACTTTATAATACATCAGAAAGTACGTTCTTGAATGTCCCTCTTTGTAAAGgatcttgagataactttggttatgaattggcactataCAGACAAGGATTGATTGATTTGTAAGGTCAGTACTGGATTTTGAGATTGATGGTAGTTTTAGCACTATATTTTTAGGATATGTGCCAAAAGAAATTGGCTGGACAAGGGACGACCAACAAAAGGGAATGGATAGTGATTGGAAAGGGAATGTATGATGTGgaaaagctgcatttttaaagaCTCTGTAAGGATTAATTCTGTACTTTACTAAAGGGTTACAGCATGTGAGTGTGGAAAGGTCATAGAAAATAACGTTGTGCATGTTTTGTATATATTCTttaattattatatatttttttatttatatacttactttttcttactttttcctgttgttttcatcttgctctctgttaATAACTTGTTGAGTACACACTGGGTTTGTATGTAGGTGCTACATAGACGTCATGTGTAAGACACTCATACTTTTCCTGAGAACGAAATGTATTAAGGTGACATTGACTTGAGGTGTTTCCCACTGTATATTATGCATAAGGTGTTTTGTCCTTGTCACCACATCTGTGTATTATTCCCATACTATGAACATGACCCTTAACAAAAAGTAAACAACATGAGTGTATGGAATAATCCATATGACCTGTGTCCTCAGTTCTACATTTATGTTGTCATACTGcaaaagtattaaaataaagtttcaaGAGATGTCAGAGGAGTAaggaaatagagaaaaaatgcaccaaaaaaacATAGAAAGACAGTGACTGTAGCACATGTAATTATTGACTCACAAGGCTCTGGAGATGCAGCTGGTCAGGGTCCCCAGGCTCCTGGAGGGCTTCATGCCGCCAGTTAAGTAATCGAACAGGGGCCCATCCTCTTCCTTGGGTCTTTCCTGCACGGAGGGTCTGCAAGACAGCCTAGGCAGCTGCAGGGTTCCTGAGAAGAGCCTCTTTACTGCACATGGGATGTAGGGATCCTGGAGAAGGTTGACAGAGGAGGGCTGCTCCAAGGAGTCCCATTTTCTCTggataataaagataaaaagaaagTGTGATGGAGCCGAGTGAAAGGGAATAGTGACCTTgaaagataaaattcaaaagtacaaatttggctgatatttttcaaagaCTCAGTAATATAAATTTGATGAACTagtaaaaaaacattcataaacGCAAGGACTTTAGATACTATGTAgttgaaaaaaacacatgaaaatgttACTCATATATGGTCTGTTtgtaaaaagggaaataaaaagaaaaactttaacaTTGGTATTTATACaataaaatgattgaaaaatcaataaattaaataaaggcCAAGATTTGACTTTGCTAAACttcttaaatagaaaaaaaaattaaagttaaggCTCAAACAGGGCTGTTTAGcgctttttaaataaaagtatgaAAAGTCTCACACAGAGCACTCAGGCTTTATTTTGAGAAGGTTTATCTGATTTTAGGTCCTGAGACCCAACAGTATCACCTTGGACACAATAGACAGTTCTCAGAATGAGGCTGTGTTTGGGATTTAGCTCTTTAGGCATCTCTCTTTAGCGTCAGAGCAGATAACAGTCCTTGTTTTCTGCTCTATCCCGTGACATTAGCGCTGGTGCTGCTTGGGTCACCTTTACACAAACAATCCTCAACAGCCTCTGGCTCGATTATTGAAGATTTCTGACAGAGTGAACAATTTTAAGAGCAACTTAACAACCCGTGTCTCTTTTAATGGGAAAAATACTTCAAGCTTCTGTGAGGAGTGTTTTGCCTGTCATGAAacacactgatatcaatatTGGTGCCTTTTTATGAGCTAAACAGCAAACAAGACCGTCAGCAAAAAGGCAGATGTTTCTCAAAAGTTATTATTAATGTCTGAAAATTTGTGACAGGGTGTCAAAATAAGAGATTATCAAAATATTGCTACATGTATGATGTCAAGGGGAAAAAACCATCATAGAGATAGCATACTGTTTTGTCAACAGAGGCTGCTAACAACACATACATTAAGTTCTTCAAAGGAGCTTCAGCATCTGGTTAATTATGTTAGATAATAGTAAACGCCTTTTTGAGAGATTCCCAAAGCTCTTAGTCTGATCTAATGTATTCAAAATATTGCTGATAACCTGAAATTGTAGAGACTTGGCTTATTTTCACACAAAAGGTCCCATTAATCCTCTACATTAATTTGGAGGGCAGAAACGTTCAGAACAATACATAAACACTATTACATAATCAGAGCAGGCAGGAGACCAATCATATGATAATAGTCTAATAATAACAGGCAGTGTACTTCCATATTAATGCTGCTCTCTTTTAAGTTCTGAAAtattaacaaacaaaaatgtatagATATAGTTGATTGATTtcctttaaatcattttgtaaTATTCGTTATTCAGCCTTACCTCTGTGAAGTTGAAAAATATGGATGAGCTATTTCTCCGCATGTTTAAACTAGTGCTATTTCAAACTACTACTGCTGGATCATGGGAATGAGACAACTGTGAAGGAAATACCACAGAGGTGGACAAAGATACCAACATTTCAGATCAGATATGAAGTAAACTGTTGCACCATTACTTATTTGGTCTCAATAAACAACTTTTTCCCTACTTCATTAGCACACTGTTGGTGCATCTTCAACAGCAGCCTCTACCCTTAAAGTAAGAAAGGGGATTGAATGTTGTGGAAAATACTCAGAATTAATCCGTTGATAAGGGGAGAGGGGATTTAGAGTCTGAGATTGAGGCGGTGGAGCTGCCTGCATGACAGGTCATTATTCATGTGTGTCTATCTGACTGAGGAATCAGTGGTGTTCACGTATCTAGACAGTCTGGTTGGGCAAGGCTCTGGCTTTAATCAAACTGCTGCCCACAATCTGTGCAACTTTTTATAATGTACTGTAAACAAGGCTCTAAATTAATTTACTATTTTCAGAAGGATTTGTGCCCATTATAAACATTTATAGTCTTCCTCAGAGATGTTATGAACTTTAAAGACCCTCCCTTTTCTGTATCATGTGTGTCTTATTTTGCTTATTTATATGtgtatgtttttatactttgagtTATTATATATCACATAAACAGTATGATGAGTTTTTCAGGATGATCTAGCAAGCTTTACTGGCTTTGGTGGGAAGATATACAGCTCTGAAAACAATTAAAGGCCACTGCAACAATGTGCTTTCCTCTGGTTTAACAACTcatatgtttgtgtttggatAAAGTAAactatttcactttattatatataaaatttatCCCAATTTCCGAATGAAATATTCTGACCTAGGAATTTTATTTGCATAGAGAGAAAACCAAATGATGCAGCACGTGCCAGACTGTGAGTAGTGCAACAAAACAAGCTTAgattcatttttgaaaacaggatACAACTAACTTGAAAGAAATAATACAATATTATTTGAAATGTTAACAAATTGAAAGAACTGTTTTATAAAGTAAACAGAAAAGAAATGTTCTACTTTAttcaaacacaaaatttaaagagatagataaaaacacattctTTCAGTAATAAACTTTTTAAGACTGATAATCAGTTCTTTCAGTGTTCATATAACTTGCTGTTTGTTTATCTCTTTCAACAGTGGACTGAAGGTTGAGGTTGTGAAAAAATGGCGCCATCTTAAGGACGATCTGAACATTTCCTTTTGCCAGACTTTGCACAGGACACTTGTACTACCAAGAACATCACGAgtgaaaatgcttcaaaaattaTTTATAGTTTCAGAGGATGACAGTTTAatgatgacacattttttgttaaagtaCACTGTATTTGTGTGAATTTTAAAGTGAggtgattgtttttttccctttataaaatcattttaaaatcacagataCAAAAATAATTCATCACATTCTTCAGTGTTCCTTATTTATAGGCCACACCTTGAACAGAGCAGGCTTATAAATGTGCAGCGCTGCTCCTTCACTTTTGGCAGTAGCTTCTGTAGTGTTTCTTTTGGGGGCCTCCACAGGCTGCTGGTTTGGGGccctggaaaaacaaaaaagtagaaaGCTTTAGTCTTAAAGAAGGAGATCCGTACTGAGGAAACAACAAACTAACTTAGAAATGCCTAGGTGCTTAGAAAATATAACCAGACAATAATATCAAAAAGGAAGGGGTGGTGTACACGGCGTCAATGACTAACTGATCAACTGCACAGCTGTACCTTGTACATGCTGCAGACTAGATTGAAGAGAGAAGTCGTGGCCTTCTCCTCCAGGTCTTCTGTGTGCACCTGAAAAGTAAATACAATTAGAAAACCAAGTAGTACTTCAGCGAAAAAATAAGGCACATTTGCTGACTGTATTTTCCACAGCAAGACTTGTAAGGTGGGTTAAAATGAAagcatgacaaaaaaatcttcagGAAAGAGTCCACTCCACACTGTAAATGTGATTTAAACCAGTTATATGCCAGCTTTAAAGAACTAACTTGACTTAATTTAAAGATCTCAAACAGCATTAACTACAAGTTAATGTTAAAAGAGGTCACCCTGTTTTGGAACTGGCTTGCAGGTTTTATTGCTAACAACAGCATTTTGTGTATGATAGGAAAGGGTGTATagagaaaaaggcaaacagACAAACAAGGACTACTGCAGAACATTGCATCTGAACTATGGCTTTTAAAGTTCATCAACAAGGTTGTAAAATAAGGTGAATTTTAAAGGTTGGTATGTGAAACTGAGCTTACTGTCATTAAGATGTATAAAATTTAAAAGCTGAACTTCTAAGTGACCAAAAAGTCATATGATGCTATAAACCATCTGTTACTCTGTCTTGAGGGAGTCGAAATTAGACTTTGTGGCAGTGTTTTGTAGTAGATACAGGCTTTTATCTGGACATGGACAACTTTTCCTGTAGGGTGATGAAACAGAGAAGACTTTAATGACCACTTACCAGCTGGCCTTTGTGAGCAAGACTGCTGCGTCTGATAAACAGTGTAAAATGACAATGCACTTCATATCAATGAACTCTAAATGGTGGCCTGCAGGGCAAGTCTGGCCTACTGGTGCCAGATATCTGAGCCCATTTTCATAAACACTCAACTCTTAACCCACAgtgcagtgctgtgaaaaaaagtatttgtttgatgatctgaaacatttaggtgtgacaattatacaaaaaaataaaaaataaataaaataaaatcagaaagcTGGCAAGTTCTTTCACTGCACTGTAGCTTAGAAATTTCAAGTGGAGTCCTAGCTTGAGAGTGATTTAGGAACATTATCAGAGCTACTTCCTTGAAGTTGCTCTTAGTAAGTAGGCGGAGTTGACACTGTGGCTAGGTATGACagattgttttaaaagttgtgattggctgatccacacagagagagagataaaaaaGCCATATGTAGATTGCAAACAACCTCCATAATGTTCTAAAACGTGTCCCTTTACAGCAGGCTTTTAACATGCTGACAGATTAATCAGCATGTGAAGAGCCTTTACTCAGTGAGCGGCTGGACCTTACATTGCACTGAGGTAACTCCAAGGACTTATAAGTCTGCATGAAGAGTACTTGTCTGCTGAAAATTGTATAATTAAAAAGAATAATTCCAGTCAAGACCCTTTTCGTTATCTCTGTGATTTGTGACAgatttttgacagaaaacagtaaatttaatcccagacTTCTGTCCCTCTGCCCTGGTGCAGAGCCAGGAAGCCATGTTCTGGTCATAGTTCACTGTAAGGTTGCTAGAATGCTTGTCtgtttttcaatcaaaccaagcatagcaggaacaaacatcaggtgagttttaatccatattttgcctgtctttagtcctggatgattataAGAAGCAGACTgaggctctgtctctctcaaagcagcaacagttcagTCCCCCCTGCAGCATCCTAAGGCAGATACGTGCCtcatttttcccaattttggAACCTAACTTTATATACTGAGAGATGTTTTCACAACAGAAATTTGGCCTTGGGGTTCATTACAGCAGGCTGTCACACAAGAaacttaaaattcattttttaaaaatcattttacagCAAAAGTAATGATAATTTAAACAATAcatctatattttttttatattgtaaaATTTGGGAGAAAGTCTGGATAATATCTGCCCTCTGCTTGATATTCTTAACACAACAATAGGAAAAATGGATTAAGGAACCATATTTTACAAACATAATTATGGGATCATTTAAATAATACTGGGGAAAAAACTATAACTGGGTGTCCAGATACAAAGTCCCAGTTCTAGtgttttaagaaataaataaatttacttttttcataaTAGTAATTAtttcatcataacatatagCAAGCGTTATACCTCCTTATATTCTTGTAAGGTTTTACATATAGAACtccatttctctttttaatttttctattaaagcttttttaaagaaaCCAAGTTTCATGGGTTGTAAAATCTCTTCTGACAACTCTGAGTTCTAAATAACGCAACAAGCACACCTGTGCAGTCTAGAAACAGGTGACCTCAATTTGCCTCACATTCTAGTGAGGAGAAGATTTCACTGCATGTTCTCTATCACCAAGCAGTGTTTTCTTATGTCTATCATGAGGATCAAAATCAGTAActcattttagtcttgttttgtTAGGAGACACTGAAAATTATTTGCATTGTCTGCATTTCAAGATTCTCCTTCTTTAGAAAATGAGAATTTAATTAAAGCTACAGCAGGCAACATGATTTGTTAAAACAAAGTTTGATCATTTACGTCACCCGCAATATTAAATTGgattttcctttaaataaaGGTGTTTCTTATCAGTGTCTGTAAGTGCCTGCTCTTTAGTATTTTACAGGTGCATTCTAGggcattttatgtctttaatgACAGAGGATGAGGAAAatggatagaattggaaacagggatgagaaagtgggggagagacatgcggtagaGGAGCAACAGACTGGGCTTGAACCCATACACATGGGGCACAACCAGCCCACTGTGGCCATCTGTGCCCTGTATTATTTAAAACAACTTCTGGCACgccggtagttgagtggttaaggcgaaTGCCATATATGCAGgtgacccgggttcaaatccagcccgtggcaccatttcctgcgtgtctctccccgctctctcccctgtttccaactctatccactgtcctgtcaaaaaaaggccaaaaataaatctttaaaaaaaaaaacaaacaaacaacttcTCAGTCTTGATCAAACAATAAGTCAGGGTCAGTTTGCATttaaccagccaatcacagcaaaacTTTCATCATTTGGGTCTCTCATTGTCTCTCCTCACTTTGGTTGTGCTTGTAGACACACAGAACAATAGTTGTGCTGTGCACACCTGCTGCTACTTCTTAACTTTTCTGGTATTTGTGTCAGTGTGTCGGTCTTCTGAGTCGTACTTAACTAGCTGTGTGGAATGAACAGCAACAGTGTCAGCGGCTGGCTTACATGTTTAGTGTTTCATTCAATGGGTGGAACTTTGCAGAGTGATACAAGGTAGGGAGGAACAGGCAAAGGTGTTTTCCACTGGAATGTTCACGTTGCTTACTTTAAGAAAAGTTAATGTCATTCAGACATAAGAATGCACAGTACTGGCATCTTATGCCAAATATCTTTGCCTGTGATTGTGAGATCCACCACTTGTCTACTGAAAGGTGATGTGATCAGCTCGTCTTTGGCGCCTGATACTGCTGTTGACATTGCTCGTGTGATTGAAGCGTGACAGCTCCTGTTTCAGGTTATCATTCCATTGATCTAAGGTTTAGTGGCAGCATCTTTCATGTTTCACTTTGGAGTTATGTTAAGAGCTTCACCTAAATCAGTCACAAATAACCTTCAAAGCTTTTACCTTTAGATTAAAGGTAAAAGACCTGAGGCAGCTTCAGATCATAAAGTAACTGTAAACTGTAACATCACAAGCATCAACACACTAGATCCTCACCCCATTAATGGTGACCCACGGCACATAATTGTGCGGAGGGTTAAGGGCTTTAGTCTTCAAGGCGTTCTGATGCATCAACTGATTTCCCAGATCCCCTTTCACACAGCCCATTACTGTGTCCCACTTCAACTGAGGGCTGTAGAGTCCAATACACTAGAAACAATAAAGGGAAATGAAACCACTCAGTGACGAGGCTGGCATTCACTTAAAAGAAgaagtagaaaaacaaaaagggatAAAGAGACACCAAAATGAGTAATTGTGCAGACACATTTGAAGTTTCTCACACTCTGTGCTGACTTAATCACATCAGTGGAGGATTCCATACAGAAGATTATCGGCAAAGCCGCTTTGGTCATGTTCAGCAAACAGGCCTAAGGGAAAAAGGCAATCATAAACAATAAATGATTTACATCACTCTGACACTTCTGAAAGACTCACTCAAATTAAttagaaaataattcattttaaatactGTGTATTTTCTCTGAGAAACTCTAATGCTCTCAAAACACCTATATTTGCAGGAACCCACACTGCATGCTCTAGATTTGTGTGCCTATAATAAGGCAGATTACCTGTAATAACAATATTAGCAGCTTTCTATTCTTGGGCTTTTGGGTTGTGACTTTACCTCAATGAAGTTGCCCAAACATTCCTCTTCTCCATGCTGGCACTCATAAATATACTTATGTCCATCAAACGTCTCCTAAGGAGGGAAAAAGATCCATGTGTAAAAAGTATACACAATATTACAACCAAAATTTTCAAATGTCTCACATGGTAATCCTTTTGTTGACAGAGAACCAGGTGCTTGATTCTGTTCACTTCTTACCTCTGCATTACCATAAGGCACTAAAGTAACCGACATGATATCATTCAGCAAGAGCCATGTGGGGAAGAGCATCTCAGTGAGGAAAAGTCTGCAGCCTGGGCACAGACTCTCGTAGTACAGAGCCACCTCGACTTTACTTTCAGTTGGATGGGATCGGGTGTAGTTTGACAGAAGGCAATGCTTCAAAACCTAAACAGTGAGGCAGAGGAAGGAGGTTAGTTCATGTTTGATACGTTCATGACCTGTTTGTCTGCATTGCCATCTTCCTTTTGATATGCAGCTTTGGTTATGTATCATAT from Cheilinus undulatus linkage group 13, ASM1832078v1, whole genome shotgun sequence includes:
- the ifi30 gene encoding gamma-interferon-inducible lysosomal thiol reductase, encoding MKAVVLLVLTVWFSCQCSGDTFSSLSSCSRPPSEWCSSFDSAVQCGVLKHCLLSNYTRSHPTESKVEVALYYESLCPGCRLFLTEMLFPTWLLLNDIMSVTLVPYGNAEETFDGHKYIYECQHGEEECLGNFIEACLLNMTKAALPIIFCMESSTDVIKSAQSCIGLYSPQLKWDTVMGCVKGDLGNQLMHQNALKTKALNPPHNYVPWVTINGVHTEDLEEKATTSLFNLVCSMYKGPKPAACGGPQKKHYRSYCQK